A part of Microbacterium atlanticum genomic DNA contains:
- a CDS encoding ABC transporter substrate-binding protein, with product MTRTSPRPIHSKSEVRKMKQEVVHRRRPGRFAGAALAAAAVAALLAGCTSSGASTAPTPGAAAPFLASSGDGTPVEGGELRVGFISGGPAESINPGITNNYGDHARALAVYERLFVQDVTDPGTPEFQIDYGPGLATDASSTPDATLWTISLREGVLWQDGTPFTADDVVWTIQNVWASEQSYFYPYAAPLIDFANVRAVDPLTVEIPLATGVAEFPSLLTLSGAAISKNGIAFEDLGTDPIGTGPFVLESFSPGERTEFVANENYWDEGKPYLDRLTFVSFDDEGARSNALLSGALDVVPNYSFSLAAANLNNDQIKILNVPSGNTHFIYVRLDEEPFTDPRLVEALRMLVDRETLVQNAFGGFATVSNDLLGVGTLNFASDLEREYDPEGARELIEEAGLEGTSIEITTAPVIAGFVEAATLFAEQARAAGLEVTVNQIDPATYFTPAAGYGELSMGQEATLAYPSLTAHYQTFFAPGALADLTKWPDTHPESATLLAQAMAETDPTAAADLWAQVQQQQFDEGGTIGMGNANEVDAVAPNIRGLLAAGSSVALNNFAFQNAWIEE from the coding sequence ATGACCCGCACCAGTCCCCGTCCCATCCACAGCAAGAGTGAGGTTCGCAAGATGAAACAAGAAGTCGTCCACCGTCGACGCCCCGGCAGGTTCGCGGGCGCGGCCCTCGCCGCCGCCGCCGTCGCTGCGCTGCTGGCCGGTTGCACGTCCTCCGGCGCGAGTACCGCCCCGACACCCGGGGCGGCTGCACCGTTCCTCGCCAGCTCCGGCGACGGCACGCCGGTCGAGGGCGGCGAGCTTCGCGTCGGCTTCATCTCGGGCGGGCCGGCTGAGTCGATCAACCCCGGGATCACCAACAACTATGGCGACCACGCCCGGGCGCTGGCCGTATACGAGCGGCTGTTCGTTCAGGACGTGACCGATCCCGGCACGCCCGAATTCCAGATCGACTACGGCCCCGGCCTCGCCACAGACGCGAGCTCGACCCCCGACGCGACGCTCTGGACGATCAGCTTGCGGGAGGGCGTGCTCTGGCAGGATGGCACTCCGTTCACTGCCGACGACGTGGTCTGGACGATTCAGAACGTCTGGGCCAGCGAGCAGAGCTACTTCTACCCATACGCTGCTCCGCTCATCGACTTCGCCAACGTGCGTGCGGTCGACCCGCTGACGGTCGAGATCCCGCTCGCCACCGGAGTGGCGGAGTTCCCCTCGCTGCTCACGCTCTCAGGCGCCGCGATCTCGAAGAACGGCATCGCCTTCGAAGATCTGGGCACCGACCCCATCGGCACAGGCCCCTTCGTGCTCGAATCGTTCTCCCCGGGCGAGCGCACGGAGTTCGTCGCGAACGAGAACTACTGGGACGAGGGGAAGCCGTACCTCGACCGCCTCACGTTCGTCTCCTTCGACGATGAGGGCGCACGTTCCAACGCACTGCTCAGCGGTGCGCTCGATGTCGTGCCGAACTACTCGTTCTCCCTGGCCGCGGCGAACCTGAACAACGACCAGATCAAGATCCTGAATGTGCCCTCCGGCAACACGCACTTCATCTATGTGCGTCTCGACGAGGAGCCGTTCACCGATCCGCGGCTCGTCGAGGCGCTGCGCATGCTCGTGGATCGTGAGACGCTCGTGCAGAACGCTTTCGGTGGCTTCGCGACCGTGAGCAACGATCTGCTCGGCGTGGGAACCCTGAACTTCGCAAGCGACCTCGAGCGCGAGTACGACCCTGAGGGCGCCCGCGAGCTGATCGAGGAGGCCGGCCTGGAGGGCACGTCGATCGAGATCACCACGGCGCCGGTGATCGCCGGGTTCGTGGAGGCGGCGACCCTGTTCGCGGAGCAGGCTCGCGCTGCGGGGCTCGAGGTGACGGTGAACCAGATCGACCCGGCGACGTACTTCACCCCCGCCGCCGGTTACGGCGAACTGTCGATGGGCCAGGAGGCGACGCTCGCCTACCCGTCGCTGACCGCTCACTACCAGACGTTCTTCGCGCCCGGTGCCCTCGCCGACCTGACCAAGTGGCCGGACACGCATCCCGAGTCTGCGACGCTTCTTGCGCAGGCTATGGCGGAGACCGACCCGACCGCGGCAGCGGACCTGTGGGCGCAGGTGCAGCAGCAGCAGTTCGACGAGGGCGGGACGATCGGCATGGGCAACGCGAATGAGGTCGATGCCGTCGCCCCGAACATCCGGGGCCTGCTCGCCGCGGGCTCGTCCGTCGCGCTGAACAATTTCGCCTTCCAGAACGCCTGGATCGAGGAGTAG
- a CDS encoding ABC transporter ATP-binding protein, translated as MNPERPVVLDLAGLVIRNREGAAIVDGVDLRLHEGEVMVLAGESGSGKTTVALSLLGHCGDGLTITAGSLEIAGTPMRMDDSMRSSRGSVIAYVPQDPKRALNPALRIGDSLRDVARAHGIATGGLAERLLASVGLPSTQAFERRYPHQLSGGQLQRVSIAAALACDPAVIVLDEPTTGLDVVTQAKILDELRRVRDEKGVAMIYVTHDLGVAAEVADRLAVMYAGELVEDGPARDVLARPRHPYTRGLLASIPDHVSPRRLQPLPGVSVAVGERPSGCHFAPRCGQKTQRCETDKPALTLVPAGEAVRCFEWERTPPVENIPLELANRPADTPTARVPVLAVSALSAHHRSAGEKITVARDINFVIERGASVALVGESGSGKTTIARTIAGLHSDASGQILLDGTPMRPAVHQRPVAQRRMVQMVFQNPAEALNPRHTVAQSIGRTLRLLRGMRGKRASDEVARLLDLVRLPQRLAGRYPLELSGGERQRVAIARGLAADPQLLLCDEVTSALDVSVQAAVLQLLNDLRGELGLSLLFITHDLGVVATVADEVLVLRGGSVAEHGSASQVLRDPQHPYTRTLLEAAPSIQATMRHWKDEQIVRALDPTTRASA; from the coding sequence GTCATCCGAAACCGGGAAGGCGCCGCGATCGTCGACGGCGTCGACCTCCGGCTCCACGAAGGCGAGGTCATGGTGCTCGCCGGCGAATCGGGATCGGGGAAGACGACGGTCGCCCTGTCTCTCCTCGGCCACTGCGGAGACGGCCTCACGATCACCGCGGGAAGCCTCGAGATCGCGGGAACGCCGATGCGCATGGACGACTCCATGCGCTCCAGCCGTGGATCGGTCATCGCCTACGTGCCACAGGATCCTAAGCGGGCGCTCAATCCGGCGCTGCGCATCGGAGACTCGCTGCGCGACGTAGCCCGTGCGCACGGGATTGCGACCGGAGGACTCGCCGAACGACTGCTTGCATCCGTCGGACTCCCGTCGACCCAGGCCTTCGAGCGACGCTATCCGCATCAACTGTCGGGGGGCCAGCTGCAGCGTGTGTCGATCGCGGCCGCGCTGGCGTGCGATCCGGCGGTGATCGTGCTGGACGAGCCGACGACCGGTCTCGACGTCGTCACGCAGGCGAAGATCCTCGACGAACTGCGTCGTGTCCGCGACGAAAAGGGTGTCGCCATGATTTACGTGACCCACGATCTCGGCGTGGCTGCCGAGGTGGCCGACCGACTCGCCGTCATGTACGCCGGAGAGCTCGTCGAGGACGGGCCTGCGCGGGACGTGCTCGCGCGTCCACGGCACCCATATACGCGCGGCCTGCTGGCCTCGATCCCCGATCACGTGTCGCCCCGACGCCTGCAGCCGTTGCCTGGTGTGTCGGTCGCGGTCGGCGAGCGCCCCAGCGGCTGCCACTTCGCTCCTCGCTGCGGCCAGAAGACCCAGCGGTGTGAGACGGATAAGCCGGCGCTGACCCTGGTCCCGGCGGGTGAAGCGGTGCGGTGCTTCGAGTGGGAGCGGACCCCGCCGGTGGAGAACATCCCGCTGGAACTCGCGAACCGACCGGCCGATACGCCCACCGCGCGCGTTCCGGTGCTGGCGGTCTCCGCACTGTCCGCACACCACCGTTCGGCAGGTGAGAAGATCACTGTCGCCCGCGACATCAACTTCGTCATCGAACGCGGGGCGTCGGTAGCGCTGGTCGGCGAGTCGGGGAGCGGGAAGACCACGATCGCCCGAACCATCGCCGGCCTCCACTCAGACGCCAGCGGGCAGATCCTGCTCGACGGCACACCCATGCGCCCCGCGGTTCATCAGCGCCCCGTCGCACAGCGCCGCATGGTGCAGATGGTCTTCCAGAATCCGGCCGAGGCGCTCAATCCGCGCCACACGGTTGCACAGTCGATCGGCCGCACGCTGCGACTCCTGCGCGGGATGCGCGGCAAGCGGGCTTCTGACGAAGTGGCACGGCTTCTCGACCTGGTTCGCCTGCCGCAGCGTCTTGCCGGACGCTATCCCCTCGAGCTCTCGGGCGGAGAGCGCCAGCGCGTCGCCATCGCGCGAGGCCTCGCCGCAGACCCGCAGCTGCTGCTGTGCGACGAAGTCACCTCGGCGCTCGACGTCTCGGTGCAGGCCGCCGTACTCCAGCTCTTGAACGACCTGCGCGGCGAGCTGGGTCTCAGCCTGCTGTTCATCACGCACGACCTGGGCGTCGTTGCGACGGTGGCCGACGAGGTGCTCGTGCTGCGCGGCGGCAGCGTCGCCGAGCACGGCAGCGCGTCACAGGTGCTTCGTGATCCCCAGCATCCCTACACCCGCACCCTGCTGGAAGCGGCTCCGTCGATCCAGGCCACCATGCGGCACTGGAAGGACGAGCAGATCGTCCGGGCCCTCGATCCGACAACGCGGGCGTCGGCATGA